From a region of the Georgenia yuyongxinii genome:
- a CDS encoding CCA tRNA nucleotidyltransferase yields MIRALPGCVGTTGAAWQSWAVLSPDFTSSAATSRIVDLQRRALAAFASLPPAVLELGQVFADAGHELALVGGPVRDAFLGEVSHDLDFATSARPDETERLLDRWADTSWDIGKEFGTIGARKADVVVEVTTYRTEAYEVGSRKPAVQYGDSLEGDLTRRDFTVNAMAVRVPSLEFVDPTGGMTDLAEHVLRTPATPTQSFDDDPLRIMRAARFTAQLGFDVAPEVMSAMTDMAARLEIVSAERVRAELERLLISRWPRRGLEVMVYTGVADVVLPELAELQATVDEHRRHKDVYEHTLTVLDQAIALETEPGGAVPAPDLVLRLAAVMHDVGKPATRRFEPGGGVSFHHHELVGAKLTARRLKALRFDKQTVKDVSRLVELHLRFHGYGEGAWTDSAVRRYVTDAGPLLERLHRLTRADCTTRNQRKAMRLSAAYDDLEDRIAQLREQEELKAIRPDLDGQQIMAALGIPAGPVVGEAYRFLLDLRMERGPIGEDAAREALHAWWAARG; encoded by the coding sequence ATGATCCGGGCATTGCCCGGGTGTGTGGGCACCACCGGAGCGGCGTGGCAGTCTTGGGCGGTGCTCAGCCCCGACTTCACCAGCTCCGCCGCCACCTCCCGGATCGTCGACCTGCAGCGCCGTGCGCTGGCGGCGTTCGCGTCACTTCCGCCGGCGGTGCTCGAGCTCGGCCAGGTCTTCGCCGACGCCGGGCACGAGCTGGCCCTCGTGGGCGGCCCGGTCCGGGACGCGTTCCTCGGTGAGGTTTCCCACGACCTCGACTTCGCCACGTCCGCCCGCCCCGACGAGACCGAGCGGCTCCTGGACCGGTGGGCCGACACCAGCTGGGACATCGGCAAGGAGTTCGGCACCATCGGCGCCCGCAAGGCTGACGTCGTCGTCGAGGTCACCACCTACCGCACCGAGGCGTACGAGGTGGGCTCACGCAAGCCGGCCGTGCAGTACGGCGACAGCCTGGAGGGCGACCTGACCCGGCGGGACTTCACCGTCAACGCGATGGCCGTGCGGGTGCCGTCGCTGGAGTTCGTCGATCCCACCGGCGGCATGACGGACCTCGCCGAGCACGTGCTGCGCACGCCGGCCACGCCCACGCAGTCCTTCGACGACGACCCCCTGCGCATCATGCGTGCCGCCCGGTTCACCGCCCAGCTGGGCTTCGACGTCGCGCCGGAGGTCATGTCGGCGATGACCGACATGGCCGCCCGGCTGGAGATCGTCTCGGCCGAGCGGGTCCGCGCCGAGCTCGAGCGGCTCCTGATCTCCCGCTGGCCGCGCCGTGGGCTGGAGGTCATGGTCTACACGGGCGTCGCCGACGTCGTGCTGCCCGAGCTCGCCGAGCTGCAGGCCACCGTCGACGAGCACCGCCGGCACAAGGACGTCTACGAGCACACCCTCACGGTCCTGGACCAGGCGATCGCGCTGGAGACGGAACCGGGTGGGGCGGTTCCGGCGCCGGACCTGGTGCTGCGCCTCGCCGCGGTCATGCACGACGTCGGTAAGCCCGCCACCCGCCGGTTCGAGCCGGGTGGCGGGGTCAGCTTCCACCACCACGAGCTGGTCGGTGCCAAGCTCACCGCCCGCAGGCTCAAGGCTCTGCGGTTCGACAAGCAGACCGTCAAGGACGTCAGCCGCCTCGTGGAGCTGCACCTGCGCTTCCACGGATACGGCGAAGGCGCGTGGACCGACTCCGCGGTGCGGCGGTACGTCACCGACGCCGGCCCGCTGCTCGAGCGGCTGCACCGGCTCACCCGGGCCGACTGCACCACGCGGAACCAGCGCAAGGCCATGCGGCTCTCCGCCGCCTACGACGACCTCGAGGACCGCATCGCCCAGCTGCGGGAGCAGGAGGAGCTCAAGGCGATCCGCCCCGACCTCGACGGCCAGCAGATCATGGCGGCCCTCGGCATCCCGGCCGGCCCGGTGGTGGGCGAGGCATACCGGTTCCTGCTCGACCTGCGCATGGAGCGCGGCCCGATCGGCGAGGACGCCGCCCGCGAGGCGCTCCATGCGTGGTGGGCCGCGCGCGGCTGA